The following nucleotide sequence is from Vagococcus xieshaowenii.
CTAATATCGCTGAACATCATAAGATTTGTTACAACATTCATGTTACATTGAATAAATTATTAAAAACCAATCGCGATATGTTTAACGGCCCAACCACCATTCCAGATTTTTCGGACCAACAAATTTTATTCTTTAATATCGATGGGTTAAGCAACTTCGACCCTCGCTATGTGAACGCTCAATTATTTAATGCCTTTAACTTATTCAGTTCAACGTTGTTTAACAATGGACGTTTACAGCATAAGTTATACAAAGACGGGGTGATTACGTTTGAAGAGATTAGACGTAGTATGTTCTTCATGGCAGAAGCCCACAACTTGTTAAATGCGAATAATCCACGTATGGTGTCTTACTTTAATACTTATGCGCGTGAAGCACGTAAACGATATGCAGGCCTATGCTTAGACACTCAAACGGCTCGTTCGCTAAGAAACAAACAAGGAACGGCAGCTGACAGTGACGTATCAGATGAATCAAAAGACATTTATGACTTCATGCAATATCGTTTCTTCTTCCGCCCAGGTGAAGGTGAAGAGGAAGAATTAGCAGAGAGTAATGGCGGGGTGTTAACCGATATACAAGCGCAAAATATTTCAACGTTTGGACAAGGACAAACACTCTTACGTATTGGAAAAAGCGAAGCCTATGAAATGTTTGTCTATGCGTCAGAAGCAGAAGTTAGTTTATACAATGGTGGCGGTAGAAAGAAAGAAGATAAGTAGGTGACAGATGAAAAAAATATGGTCGTCTTGGTTGAAAGTTAAATTTATTTTACCTTTAATCCCACTTTTGATGGGTGCTTTATTACTACTGGTGGCGGCTGGAGGGTTAGTTGGTTTTATGTCGGACAATACCGTTGATGCACAAGTTGGCGGTGTAGGTAATAAGGGATTAAGCGAAAAAGTTATTGGCTACACCTCGCTTATTCAGCAGTATGCGTCTAAATACGGGGTAGAAGAAGATGTTCCGTACTTACTTGCGATTATGGAAACAGAAAGTCGTGGTGAAGGTGACGACCCGATGCAATCAAGCGAAAGTGCGGGTCTCCCACCGAACGGTATTACGGGACCTGAATGGTCGATTGACCAAGGGGTTAAGTATTACGCAAGCATTTTAACTTTAGCAAAAAAATACGGTTTAGAAAGTGATAAAGAAGCCATTTGCCAAGCTTACAATTTCGGAGCTAGTTACATTTCCTATCTTGGAAAGGATGGGAAAAGGCACTCTATTGACCTAGCCGAAGTCTTTTCTAAAGAGGTTGTGGCTCCTAGTTTAGGCAACACAACGGGTGAAACCTATCCCTATTTAAATGAGATTTCTTCGGCAGTAGGCAAGACCTATCTCTATAGAAATGGGGGTAATTTCTTCTATAGTTTACTGGTCTATCGTTACATTATTTTCGGTGGTTCGGTAGGAGAAGGTGGAAACGAAGGCATGGTTCAAACGGCTCTTTCTCAAATTGGAAATGTTGGCGGACAGAAATTTTGGAGTTGGTATGGCTATACAGGACGTGTTGAGTGGTGTGCCACATTTGTTAGTTGGGTTGCCGACCAAAATGGACATATTAAAGATGGTAGCGTACCAAAATTCGCTTATTGTCCAACCGGCATTGATTGGTTCAAACAAAAAAATCAATGGTTATCTGGCGGACAAACACCAAGAGTTGGCGACATCATATTCTTTGATTGGGACGGTGACGGTGTGAGTGATCACGTGGGAATTGTTGAAAGAACTGACGATAAAACCGTCTATACAGTAGAAGGTAATACCTCTGACCAAGTAGCAAAAAGACAATATGGCCTAACGTCTTCAGTAGTAATGGGATACGGACAACCAGCTTATAAATAAAATCAGGAAGGAAGAATAAGAATGAAGAAAACAATTATTAGTGGTGGCATTTTACTATGTTTAATAGGAGGCCTGTGTGGTTTTTTCGTGGGTAATCATGCGTCAAAAAATAAAACGAGCCTCACAGAGCTCCCTGATACATCGAATACTAGTACATTTGTGACTAAAGAGAGTGAAAGTGAAAAAATACCAAAAGAAGAAAGCACACCAGCACCTAATTCATTAACAAAAGAACAAGAAGATACTTTTAAATATAATCAACATTTGACTGACATTGAACAAGTCGTAGATGACTTTATGGAGGTCTATGATAATACGTCAACGGATGATTTCAAAGAGAAGATGAAGGAAGTCTATCCTATTATGACGGAAGAAGCTCAAATACAAGTTCGACCTTATTATGAAGGCGATAGAAACATGATGAGTATTGAAGGGTCTCTAGAAAATGCGAAGCATTTTGTCCGCTATAGACTAGGGAGTGACTATGCTGTCGTGTTGACGATGATGGATAAAAAAGTTCGATACAATGGCGAGAATACTGTTTACTTAGAACACACTATCGTTCGTCATGATCTTCTTCTAAAGGACAATAAATGGTTGATTAATAGTCGAATTGAAAAAGTATTTAACGATAGTGACCCTATGAAAATGTTTGAATAAGGGGAGCGACTATGCAGATAAAGAAAAGTAAAATCGACCAATTAAGAGATTGGTGGGAAGTCGCTTCTATACGACTAAGAAGGTCACAATCTAAGATTTATATCGTGTGGTTTTTAGGGATTGTGGTCTTTTACTCGGTCATGATAGGCGCACGTTTTGTCACCAATAACGACCCTGTCTTTCTATCAAGTAAAGCAGGGGAACAAGTCGTTATCGCTAATAATACCTATGAACTAGTTGAAAGTAAAATAGATGATAATAACCGCTCGCTTACTCTTTCTTTAGGGAATACAGACTTAGGGATTTCCGTAGAAGATTACGAAGTGAGTGCCTCGTTTGAATATCGAAATAGTTCAGAAATTCAAACGAAGATAGAGACCTTCACAGGTGATAATAACTACATGACCATTTATGCAACCGACTTACCTAAGCAGTGGGATGTCATTAAAGTTCATGTATCTATTAAGTCAGAAACAAGCGAAGGTGACGAAGTATTTTATATCAGTAAGCAAGATAAAAAATCAGAAGTTATCACACCACCAACCGAAAATAGTGTAGGTGCTGCAAGTGTTAAATACGCTATTGGCTTACGTCAACAACTGCTTGATGACTTAGATAAACAGGAAGAAACGATTCATCAGAATACAGAAAATAATCACGAAACGATTGCTCGATTAACCGAACAATTATCGTTCCAAACGGAAACTCAACAGACAGATACACAGGCTCAAATCAGCAATTTAGAAAAT
It contains:
- a CDS encoding lysozyme family protein; the encoded protein is MKKIWSSWLKVKFILPLIPLLMGALLLLVAAGGLVGFMSDNTVDAQVGGVGNKGLSEKVIGYTSLIQQYASKYGVEEDVPYLLAIMETESRGEGDDPMQSSESAGLPPNGITGPEWSIDQGVKYYASILTLAKKYGLESDKEAICQAYNFGASYISYLGKDGKRHSIDLAEVFSKEVVAPSLGNTTGETYPYLNEISSAVGKTYLYRNGGNFFYSLLVYRYIIFGGSVGEGGNEGMVQTALSQIGNVGGQKFWSWYGYTGRVEWCATFVSWVADQNGHIKDGSVPKFAYCPTGIDWFKQKNQWLSGGQTPRVGDIIFFDWDGDGVSDHVGIVERTDDKTVYTVEGNTSDQVAKRQYGLTSSVVMGYGQPAYK